The proteins below are encoded in one region of Deinococcus ruber:
- a CDS encoding YqhA family protein has translation MSNPSKPPTPFSRAIGQSRFIVLLAVISVLLVAIALFLLGVLQALSGIWDAVQAVASGHFAATSLTIQFLEIVSTMLKAVVFYIIGVGLYSLFIAPLNLTVSLGVETLNDLEDKIVSVVIVILAVTFLEHFVHWDEPLQTLEFGAALALVVGSLVFFQRYSHQAKEAQQDRAPAVTARARQQLFEEDTEQQSIPVDPSQEGESSS, from the coding sequence GTGTCTAATCCGTCCAAACCGCCCACGCCTTTCAGCCGCGCCATTGGGCAGTCTCGCTTTATCGTGCTGCTGGCGGTCATTTCAGTCCTTCTGGTTGCTATCGCTCTGTTCCTGTTGGGCGTCCTTCAGGCGCTCTCCGGAATCTGGGACGCTGTGCAGGCTGTTGCCAGCGGTCATTTCGCCGCGACCAGCCTGACCATTCAGTTTCTGGAGATCGTCAGCACCATGCTCAAGGCGGTGGTGTTTTACATCATCGGCGTCGGGCTTTACAGCCTGTTCATCGCGCCTCTGAATCTGACGGTCAGCCTGGGCGTCGAAACGCTCAACGACCTCGAAGACAAGATCGTCAGCGTCGTGATCGTTATTTTGGCGGTAACTTTTCTCGAACACTTCGTTCACTGGGACGAACCGCTGCAAACGCTGGAGTTCGGAGCGGCACTGGCGCTGGTCGTGGGGTCACTGGTGTTCTTCCAGCGCTACAGCCATCAGGCCAAAGAAGCCCAGCAGGACAGGGCACCCGCTGTAACGGCACGTGCGCGGCAGCAACTTTTCGAGGAAGACACCGAGCAGCAGTCCATTCCTGTCGATCCATCACAGGAGGGCGAAAGCTCGTCGTGA